A stretch of Pseudomonadota bacterium DNA encodes these proteins:
- the galT gene encoding galactose-1-phosphate uridylyltransferase: MSELRKDPIVDRWVIISRERGKRPSEFSTMKQERKSGFCPFCPGNEDVVPPEILAYRQPGSQSNDQNWRLRVVPNKFPALHIEGDIMRQGDGVYDKMNGIGAHEVIIETPDHQATLATMPIETVEDVLWAYRDRIRDLAGDGRFRYILVFKNQGLAAGATVEHSHSQIIALPIVPKRAKEEVDGAKKFYDYKERCVFCDIIQQEINQGLRMVSENHEFIAICPFAPRFPFETWILPKKHTHDYQNNSKNMIEGLALILSDTLKRLNRVLDTPPYNFIMHTAPVNYIDTSTFYHWHIEIIPKLTRVAGFEWGSGFYINPTPPEESAKFLRDAKI, from the coding sequence ATGTCCGAATTACGCAAGGATCCCATCGTCGACCGCTGGGTCATCATCTCCCGGGAACGGGGCAAGAGACCCTCGGAATTCAGCACCATGAAACAGGAAAGAAAGAGCGGCTTCTGCCCGTTCTGCCCAGGCAACGAAGACGTGGTTCCCCCAGAGATTCTGGCCTACCGGCAACCCGGCAGCCAGAGCAATGACCAGAACTGGCGCCTGCGCGTGGTCCCCAATAAATTCCCCGCACTTCATATCGAAGGGGACATCATGCGTCAGGGGGACGGGGTTTACGACAAAATGAACGGCATCGGGGCGCATGAAGTCATCATCGAAACCCCGGATCATCAGGCAACCCTGGCAACCATGCCGATCGAAACGGTTGAAGATGTTCTCTGGGCCTACCGGGATCGCATTCGCGATCTGGCCGGAGACGGACGGTTTCGCTATATTCTGGTTTTTAAAAATCAAGGTCTGGCAGCCGGGGCCACGGTCGAACACTCTCATTCCCAGATTATCGCCCTGCCAATTGTCCCCAAAAGAGCCAAGGAAGAAGTCGACGGCGCCAAAAAGTTTTACGACTACAAAGAACGCTGCGTCTTCTGCGATATCATTCAGCAGGAAATCAATCAAGGTTTGCGGATGGTCAGCGAAAATCACGAATTTATCGCGATCTGCCCCTTTGCCCCGCGCTTTCCCTTTGAAACCTGGATTCTTCCGAAAAAACACACCCACGACTACCAAAACAACAGCAAGAATATGATTGAAGGTCTCGCTCTGATTCTTTCAGACACCCTGAAAAGACTGAACCGGGTGCTGGACACCCCCCCCTACAACTTCATTATGCATACCGCCCCGGTCAATTACATCGACACCTCAACCTTCTATCATTGGCATATCGAGATCATCCCTAAACTGACCCGGGTTGCCGGTTTTGAATGGGGTTCCGGGTTTTATATCAACCCGACCCCCCCCGAAGAATCAGCTAAATTCCTTCGGGATGCTAAAATCTGA